From Anaplasma ovis str. Haibei:
AATTAATTCCTGATTCCATATTCGGAAACATGGATAGCACTCTTTCCAGCATGCATGCAGTCGAGACAGCGTCTATAGCCGCTATAACCAGCATACCTGTGGTAACACAACTATGTGCCACGCTTACCAGATTGCTGTTAAGCTCAGCAAACACCACAATATCCGCCGCTTGCTTTTTGATAAAGTCAAAATTTGCCTGAGATGCGTCATAGGCGCTTATTATGGCGCGATCTGATTTTGGCACAGATTCCGCTTCCATACCAAAAGTCAGTATATGCTTTTTCTGGGCCGTGCCAATTTTGTGCAGCAAGAACTCGATTGTATAATTTTTGTTGTGGTGTGCCGCTCCTCCCAGCAGTATCACTCCCCTAGATACATACGCGGCCGTGCGAACAAGCTCCTGCGGGACATCGTCCTCAGATGGAAGTGCCAACTCCCTAATGAAAATCGTAACCTTTGCTTCAGATTCAAGCCTACTGATGTCTCTTGCTACGTGTATGTTCAAAAAATGCGTCTCGTCAAACTCAAAATTCACGCTAACTTCCCCATCGCTGTCGAACTTGGCTTGAGCCTCTGCGGACAGCACAGCGGACAATATGCTTTTAATATCGCTTTGGTCGATCTTTCTCACTTGTAAAAATTCTATGTGGCCCAACCTCTTGATCGCAGGAGGCTGACCAATGACACAGTAAAGGTGAGATGCGTTGTGTTGTATAGAAGATGCAACTAACTGTTTTAAGTACTCCATTGCCACGTTCTTATATGCCCTGCTGGCGCAATGCTAAGGCATTTTTATTTCACAACTATTAAATGTGGTTCTTGCAGTATATGCTCACTGTCGGGGCCATTTCAAACTTGTGTCACCGTGCATTACCGAGCCCCTCACCGATGGCTGCGGTTGTTGTGAGTAGAATTGGCGCGCACCCGCAGTGGTGTCGCGATAATTGAAAATCACGTTGGCGCGTAATGGAGTGAAGCCCACATATGCTTTATGGGTATGTGCAGGAATTGGTGCAGCGTAAGAAAGCGCGACTAACGGACGGCCACAAATGAAACTCACCCGGCGTGTTACACGGCCTTGAACACCAGCGATGCATTAACCCCTCCAAACCCGAAGGAATTTGACATCGCACTAGGCACTTTGTGTTCCTGCGCGTTTAGAGGCACCAAGTTCAAATTACTGTCTTCCGAAGAATTTTGTAGGTTTAATGTTGGAGGCACAACTCCATTAAGGATAGACAGTATGGAAAAAATGGCTTCCACACCCCCGGCTGCCCCCAATAAATGACCGATAGAGGACTTTGTGGAAGATATAGGCACGCGGTATGCGTGGTCACCAAACACTGATTTTATTGCGGAAATCTCAACACTGTCTCCCACCGGCGTCGAGGTTCCGTGTGCGTTTATATACCCCACACCTTCTGGGGCAATTCCCGACATTTGCAGCGCACGCCTCATTGCGTCTGCTCCCCCACGACCTTCAGGATGCGGGGCCGTCACGTGATAGGCATCAGAAGTTATCCCGTAACCAACGAGCTCCGCGTATATATTTGCACCTCTCATCTTTGCGTGCTCATAACTTTCCAGCACCAGGATGCCGGCACCCTCTCCGATCACAAAGCCGTCCCTGTCTCTGTCCCAAGGACGGGAAGCAAGCACCGGCGTATCATTGAATTTTGTTGATAGAGCCTTTATGATACAGAATCCAGCCACTGCCGCCCTGCACAACGCGCCCTCTGCCCCACCAGCGAGCATAACGTCTGCTTCTCCGGATGCTATGACTCGCGCCGCGTCGGCAATGGCAGTAGCCCCTGTCGCGCAGGCACTTACTGAAGCATTGCAATATCCGGTGAGACCGTACTTCATGGAAATGTAACCCGGAAGCAGGTTAATCAAGCTTCCAGGTATGAAGAACGGGCTAACACGCCTTGGCCCGCGATCGTGCACAGCTATGACGTTTTTTTCTATGTACGGCAGACCACCTACGCCGGACCCTGCCAACACTCCAACCCGGTTTGGATCAAACTCTGTCTCCAGTAGGCCAGAATCGGCCAGCGCCATGTCGGATGCCGCTATTCCAAAAATAATGAAGCGATCTATTTTTTTTACTTCTTTTTCCTCAATCCATTGCGTGGGATCGAGTTCGTACTTTTCCGACTGGCCTTTTACATTTACCTGCCCTCCAACCCTGCAATCAAGGTCATGAGCATCAAACCCACTAATGGCACATATGCCCGACTCTCCATTGACTAGACGGCCCCACACGTCAGAGATCTGAAACCCCAGCGGCGTCACCAGGCCCATACCAGTTACGACAACCCTAGCCCTGTCAGCCATACAAAACCGAAACAACTCCCGAACATTGGAAGCAAACCCCTAGAGAACCAAAAGACCGCGCGACAACGACGTTTGATGAAACTGGGAAGCACAAACACCGCGCCGCAAACGGGTGGATACTACTTAGAATTAGATTTGCCATATATGTACTTGCATATGTCATCTACGGTTTCCAACCCCTGCGCCTCTTCGTCGGTAATCTCTATGGAGAACTTCTCCTCCAGGGACATAATCAGGTCCACAAAGTCTAGACTATCCAGGTTGAAATCTTTGGCCAGGTTAGTGGTCCCGGAAAGAACCTGCCTCTGCTCATCCTTCAATTTTAGACAGCCAATCACGGCCTCCATGACCTTAGATTTGATGTCCTCCAAAACAGCATCGTCAGACTTAAAGTTCCCTACCTCACCACCTTCCATGACGCACCCACAAAACTAAAAAAAGAAACCGCAGACCGTGCCAGAACCGCACAGCACTGGCAATATATACCTCTAAAAATCAAAAAATCAAATAGAATTGCCGAGTAAAATCGTAAAAACAGTTAGAATCCCCACCGGATTTTACTGTGCGTCTTCCAAACTGACACATCCGTAGGGTTGTGCATACATCAGTTAAATGCCACACCACTGCCTTCCTGAGGCCGCTACGGTAGCTTTCAGATCTGCGCGGTATGCTCTATTTGCTGACACGCTAGCACTTTGCGTCAACTGGAATTGCCCATGGTTGTGCTGATTAAGACGACCCCTATCTATAATTATGCTGGTGCCCGGGAACATTTTTATTGGTCCAAGCGCGAGGCAGGGTGCTGTTTTCACCAGAGCATAGTGTGATCCTTATGTGATGCGTTACTCCCGCGGCCGTCACGCTTCGTAACGGGATTTTGCAAAGCGACGGGACTATGAATGGCGCCATTCGAACAAACCGATAACACAGACACTTGCCATACCCGGCAACACCGAAAAAGGAACCGGTACTGGTCCCAAACCAGGATGACATGCCTGCAACAACGCACGTACAGCATTGGTGCATTACACCACATACGTGGGGACGAACGCCCCACTGTGCTATGTCATACAGAAGCAACCGCAGGCTGCGGCCATAACCTACCAGCTTGGCGCGCCAAGCTACACTACCTCAGCTTCTCTTCTTTGAACAGGACGTGCTTTCTAGCGACCGGGTCATACTTGCGGAAAGAGAGCTTCTGGACCAACTTCTTAGGGTCACGCTTCTTGACGTAAAAATAGCCAGTACCCTCGCTGCTGACCAGCTTTACCAATAGACCAGAACCTTTTTTAGCCACAGCGGACCCACAAAACGCAAAACTGCAGAATTCTACATGTCCGGATATTGTCGGTCAAGCTGTTTGGTAAAAACGGTTGACATACCTTGTGGAGTAGGTATGTAGGGGGCTAGCCCCCGCGTTGTTGGAGGTCTGCATTCGTGTTTGTGGCTTCGTGGTATGCTTAGGTCGTTATTCAAGGTTGTAATCAGGCTTGTAGGTTTTCTTATCCCAGTGAGGGTGGTGAGCACCTTCTTGGGCATAGGCCATCTGCCTGCTTGGCAGGAGCACTGGGCCGCCCTAGCCGCACTGTTGATCTCCCACGTGTCTTGTTACCTGGTGTATGGGTTTTTCCCTCCTCTGTATGACGCCGCGTTCGCTACCGGCCTCAAGCTTGCTCCGTTCTTCCTGCAAGTGGCGGTTTTCCTGCTTATTATTGGCATGTTGTCTATTTTTGTGCTACAAAGCAACGACAGAGGCGCGCCTATGGGGCACGACACCATAGTTATTCAGTCAGCATTCGGTCAGTTACTCACTGCAGCTTTGTCAATGCCGGCGTCAGTTACTCTGTACGGTGCTGCAAGTGGTGTCTATAACAAGATTTGTGCCGACATCTTCACATGCCCGCTGTGGGCAAACTATTCTATGCACCTCTTCATATTCTTCATAGTGCCGTTTGTGTTTTACAATCTTATGGTTGTTATCAGGCCTTGGCCTGCATCCCTGCTAAAGTTACGGTACAGCAACTGGTGTTCGGTTATGATGGAAGGAATGACGCTTTCGCTATATGCTATGCTGGTGATGTATCTATTGGCGTTCATTTGTGCGGGATTGCAGGTGTCTTACGCCCTGAAGTACAGTGCCGCGGTTCTGCGTATTGCGTTTGTGCGGTGGGCAGGGTAATGAGAGAGTGCGGCGTCATTTTCTTTGTCGGCAGCGTATTGGCGCTTGTGGCCGCCTATGTTGGAGAGATTGTGTATGACTTGGTTCCGTGCAGGTTGTGCCTATATGAGCGGGTCCCATACTTTGCCGCGCTTTTTTTCTCTGTGGTTGGCATGTTGAGAGGGGATAAGTACTCGCTCTGTTGCACTGCCGTGTGTTACGTAGGCAGTGTGGCTCTTTCAATGTATCATGCCGGCCTGGAGTACGGTTGGTTTACGGATTTCCTGCACTGTGCCGGTGATGTAAACCCTCGCGCAAGTGTTGATGACATAAAGCGCAATCTGCTAAGCAATGACGTTGCTCCGTCATGCGGTGTTCCGAGCTTTGTTTTTCTTGGGCTCTCAATTTCCGGATGGAACGTCGTATACGCAACCGGATGTCTGCTGTTGGCTTTTGCGGTGAAGAAATGCGGCTTCAAGGGAGTATACAGAGCCGTGTTGGATATTGTGATTACTAAGGGAAAATAGCCTGTGGTAGGAGTATTGGCTCTATTTACAATACACACTTTGTGAGCGACTCGCGCCAAGGCCTATCTACGCACTCAAAATATGTGGCTAGGCTTGTGTACCGCTGTTATCAAGGAATCTCGCGTTTGCAACATGGTCCAAGCTGGATTTGGTGGGGGGAGATTAGAGGGAACTTGAGCATGCCTTGTGGGGGCGCTTTTATCGGTGATGACGCGTGGGTACACTTGAGGTGTTGCAATTTGGGGATGTCAGAATGTCCAGCGACCTGTAGATGTTCTGTTGTGGCTAACGAATCTCGATGCATGTGGGAGTGCACATAGTGTGTTGGGGAAATTACCCGAATAAATTACTTGGTACAGTGCTAGGCTACATCTCTGAGTTTGGGGTGGTGTGGCCGTGGTGCGCATATTGTGTGAGTTGTTTTTTGTACGTGAGCTGCTGCGCCACGGCAACAACGTGTGGCGTGAACGCACTAAAACTTGTGTGCACCTTACCCCGCATTTAGATGTATTTCGCTTGTGGTGTGAACACCTTCCCGCATGAGTTGGGTGCACATTGGTGTGGAGTTCACCCACAACTGTCGGCTGTATGGCTTACTTTCGCGCTCATGTAGGGCGTCATGTTGCGGCGCTGCCTGCGTGTATAAGTGCAAAGTTGTCACAGTGCAAGATTTTGGGGGTGTGCGCAAGTTCTTCAATGTGTGGTATGGGGACTATGCCGTGATAAACTTGCAACTAAGGGCTGGTTATTACGTTTTTAATTTTTGCAGTATGTCTGAGGCTTGATCGGGCGAGCTGTACCGCCATATGCACAATAAGGGTTAACAGTTCGGGTTTGGGTTATGCTCCAAGCTGTACGTTCACGGCGCAATGATCGGCTATTGTACGTGTATTTAGGATGTTATACTCTCGAAAAACGGTTGCAATCATACATTATCCATTGACCACTTGCCTCAAAATGTGTATGGTAACCGGAGTTTGTGTGTGATGCCGTGTTTACCCTGCAGGGTAAACACCACGGCTCGCAGTTGGGTTGTGTTTATGGTGGGGTTTGCCTTATGTCTTGGGAGCAGTTTCTAAGTGGTGGTGATTCACCACGCCGTGCTGTTGTCCTGCAGGTGCCGGAGAGTGATTCCGGTCTTGGTGCAGGGGTCGAGTTAATTTTACGGTTGCCGCTATCGCTCGTGTTGCTCGCAACCACGGTGCTTCTTACCACTATCACCTATGTGGCGATGACCATCGCGATGATTGTTGTGCTGCCCGTCAGGTTTCTTGCTGGATTCTTTTCTAAGCGGGGTCGTCAGGCGTCTGCTGGTGGTGAGGAGGAGGGTAGGGAGCCCGTTAATGGGGTGCGTAACTTTTTTATGTCCCTCGTCAAGGTTGTTCCCGTCATAGTCCTGTGGCCCGTTATAGCTCTTTTCACGGCTGTTCCGGCACTGATAGTCTCTACCTTTATGTATGTAAGTTCAGTAGTCAAGAGCTGTGTGGAGTATCTGACGTGTGCGATCACTTTCGGCGATCCTACAAAGGTGGGGTACTTGGGTCGTGCGCTATACGACAACTATGTAAGTACTTCTGGCATCAGGGCTGCTACCGATCTGGCAGTCAGCTTCTTTGATGAAAGCGGTCCCCACGCTGGTGTGACTCATCACTGGAATGAGATGAAGTCTGCCGTCACAGGCCATCCTATGGATATTATGAAGAGCATGCTTGGTGGCGGCCTTGCGGGCAGCTTTGGCGGCATCGCGGGTGGTAGTATTTTCCCGACAAGCCGCCCTGCGACGAGCCTTGCGGATGCGGAGAACGCTGTTCCTGCGACGAGCCTTGCGGGTACGCAGGTGTCAGCAGCGCAGGGTCAGAGTGCTCCTGGGGGCGGACTGGGGGCTTCTTGAGGACGGGCGGCGTAACCCTTTAGCAGCGCGTCTCCAAGATTTGGATTGACTGGTTCGTGCGTTTTTGCCTGCCTGCCTGCCCGCGCGTCGGAGGGGCGGGTTGTCTCCTTCCGCCATGCCGTGGGGGCCTGGTTTTGTCCTGTGGTTGGTAGCTGCTGCTCCCCCGTCCTCGGCTACCTTCTGGCCTGCTGTTGCACGTCGTACTGTCGCCTTAGGCGCTCGTGGAGCTCCGCGAATGATGACCTGCGTGTCGTCGCGCCCTCACCTAGTTTGTGTGGGCTGTCCAACTTTGTGCTCGGAGGTGTAACTGTCGGGGTTCCTGCTTCCTGCTCGCGTCCCTCTCCTTGCGGGTGGGTGCTGCCGCGTTCATCGCTTCGGAGTAGTGTGGGCGTGGCCGTTCCAGGGTCCACTGCGCTGACACCCTGTTGTGCCGGTTGGTGGCTGGTGTGGTGCTGCCTTTCCCTCCCTTCCTGCACGCTTTCTGTGGTGTTGTGTGTGTCGGTTACAGCAATCTCCTCGCTCTCGTCGATGAGAGTGTCGTAGTTAGGATTGTGGCCGCACCTGAAGATGTTCACAATAGCGCGTGCCAGTTGGGCTATGAACGACCCTATAGCTCTGAATACCCCGCACAGGAGGTTCCATGGTGCCATGTACCACGGAGTGCGTCCGGTGTTTTGGCCTTCTTCATCAGCGCCTTGGTGGGTGGTCCGTGGTAACGGCCTGTTCTCCTCCATGAGGGTTGCCCCGCATTCCCTTAGCCTGCCGCGCCACGTTTCTTCCACTGTTGTGGCCCCCTCTGCGTGGTGTCCGGCTGTATCGGCGGTGAGCGCTGGTGTTGCTTCATGCTTCAGGAATGACACAACTTCTTCTTTCCTATCCTGTTTCAGCATTTCTCTCACGCTTATTTTCATGTCCTCCATTTTGTGGACAATCACTATGCCCTCTTCTGGTATGGTATCGGGTATGCTTGTGGTTTCTGGCTGTGCGTACGTGCCTGTTAGCATTTCAAGTGGAGGTAGCTTTGCTTTGCTTCCGGGTAGGGCTACACGTATATACACGTTTTTATAAGATATCGAGTTATCTTCGGGAGAAAAATGCAGGTCATAACTCATGCTTGCTCTTGCCAATCCCGATACCCAGGGTATCGTTGAGTGCATTATGAGAATGCTCACTTTGTTGCTGTCAGTGCAATTGATGGACGTGCTGTGAACTGGTGCTTGATTGTCAGCAGAGGATGCCCTATTTATATGCCCTTCCTCCCTAACCAACACTCCAAAGTCTTGTAGTCCCCAACGTGTTATGATAGCTAGCATGCTGGCTTTAGGCGAAGCGACTGCCCCCGCTTGGTTTAGAGAATTTACCATTTCCTCTATAAGCGCGGGATGTGGCACAGCATAACCGGATTCTGCTGAGTTGTGCACTGATTGCACGAACATATATTTGAGTGCGGCAAACGCCTTCAGTCTCTCACCACCCGGATCAAATCTATGTGCATACTCGCCTCTATATTCCATACCGTGCAATGCCGCCAACTGTTCCGCATCGGCAGTATCGCTATGGTCAGCTCTAAGGGTGCTAGCTAACTCTGTTGCTACGTCCTCGGTGTGTGCGTAAACATCATTTACTCTCAAATCCTCTCTGGGAAAATCTACAGCAGATGAGCGACCGACTTCAGATGGCCCATACGCTTCTAGCCCTGCCCTGATTGTATTACTCACACTAAGTCTGTGTAATGTGTACAATAAGATCTCAGCTGCTACTTGCCTCGCTATAGAGAGCTGGTGTTCGGATGGCTTGGGTTGTCGCGCGAAGCTCGACATGGCGCCCCATTCCGCGGTCCATTGGTCGATGATTCGTTCTACTTCCTCGCTTGACAGGTTCACGTAGTTATGTTCGCATACTTTGTGTAGAGAATACACGTCTGCGGGTGAGCTCTCCGCATCCTCCGCGGCTCCACCTACTGCTCCGATGCTTTCCAGGCTGACACCAGCTTGCGCGCTCAATGTACCCTCATGTGGGCGAGGGTCAGCGCTGTCACTGGCAGTAGCGTGCTGCATCGAAGGTGTATGCTGAGTACCAGCTTCCACAAACTGTTTGGGTTCCTCCTCTTCAGGTGTAAGAGTTGCCTCCTCTCCGCTATCGGCGCTCAAGAAACCGCTACTGCTGCCCGGGTCACTCAGATCTCCAGATGCTTGGATGCTGTCATGTCCGCTACTATTTTGTGTATCACTTAATAATGCTCCATCATCTGTGCTTGAGGAACGGCTAAGTACGGGGTTTCCAATGTTAGTAATGCTTGCATGCGTGATAAGGTCTTCCTCAGCGTTTTCAGCTGGTACAGTTGCGGTAAGCCCCGGATCAGCACCTTCGTTTGTTGTCATATTTTCGTGCTGGCCGCCTTCTTCTTGCGCCGCTACAGCTTCTCCCTCCCGGACAGGCTGCTCATGAGTGCCTGTCTCTGTTGGTTGTTTGCGGAACCAGTTTGTTATAAACGCTTCCTCATGCCTCCAATCAACTGCGTGCGGGAATGTATGGCTAACTATGCCATGCAGTGCATAATTTCCATTTTCCTGAATCAATGCACTATCCACTTCACCCTTTATATCCATTATTCTGAAGTTTGTTGTGGAATCAGACTGGTCCAAAATTGCGGCTTTGCATACGATCCTTTTACTTTTCAGGTTTTGTTGCTGCTCCGGTTTTGGTGTATTCCTTCCCAGGAGATTGCCCATTCTAGCCATTGCGCTTGCAAACAGCGTTTGAGAGGCATAATCAGGTGCTTGCACTCCTTTTTTCGCATGCTGCTGCGTGCCCTCCTCGATGCCATGTTTGTTACCCCTAGCTTTGGCCTCGTCCAGTTTTACTACAAGAGAGACCTCCTCATGCATTTGGTCAAACGGTACTTCGAAGTGTGGGTATCGCATTAATACAACAAGATCGCTATCTCTGGGTTGATAATTGCCTCCAGCGCTCCGCTTCTCGGCTATGTGGTTTAGTATCTCCTTGGCAATCTTAAAACGTATAGTAGTCTCATAACGTACTGCACCCTCTACTACAGAGGCTTCCGTCTCCATAAATGTATAAAATGTTCCTGTGCTTTCTGACTCTGTAGGAGCGGTGTGTTCTTGTAATAGCGATTGAGGGATTATCTTAACGGACAAGTTGTGTTCCAAGAGCACTTTGTTGTCTGAAACCCTGTGAATATGGCGGCTTTCTTCCACTCCGCCAGCTGTCATTTCGTGCTTACTTATGAAGTGGAAAACCGCTGTGCCACAGTTTCCTGATATACATTCGGAATTGAAAGCTTTTACAATTTCAAATATCAGTGCCTGATGCACGTGTGAAGCAGAAAGCGCGTACACGTTCCCGCGTATTCTGCTTATAGTTTCCTCTGGACCCATTACTGAGTACTGCCTATTAAGCAATAGATGGTGCATGACATGCACCCCGACCGCCAGGCCCGGCAGGTGCCTGTTGCACCACCTAGCGGGTGCGCGCATAAAATCTGGCTGAAGCACGAGGGCACCGTCCCCAACCTTGTGTCTTATGCGATCTAGATCTTCTACAGATATTTTAGGAACCTTGCCCCCGTCTACCGTTGTGAGTAGCCCCCTATGGATACAGCCACAGAACTCCTCTCCGGACAACGCCCTCAAATTTGCATGCTGCGTAACGGTCGCTCTGGCCATGTGCGGATCTGCCGCGCGCCCAAGTTCTGCAATATCTTCGCACCAAAACTCTACGCTATTGGCATCCGGTTCGACAGTGGGCATGTTACTACCTCAAGAAATACAATAAGAGTGCTTAAGGTAACAACACACTACGGCCGAGATGGTAGCACAGTTTCAGTGAAAAAGAAATGTTCAGGGTGTGACAGCATGCGCTACTCCCGTACAGCCGTGGAAAATTTGCAAGCACCAGCTTCGATCTGCTTACGTACTGGAAAAAATATTTATCCCCTCAGGTTCCTAAAACCACACAATGCACAAGTGTTGTAAGCCAGCATGGGGTATCACATATGTCGGAAAAATTAGCGTGGCGGATTCGCGCAGGAATGGTTTTCTGTGTGGGCAATATGTGCTATCATGCCCTGCGTTGGGTGTGGTTCTGTGATGCGAAGCAAATCTGTGGAAAGCATGATACGGGTTGACCATGCTGGCGAGTATGCAGCGGTGTGCATATACCACGGGCAGGGCGTTGTGTTTTCGCGCACACGGGATGCTGATAAAATTCAGGAGATGCAAGAGCACGAACGGGTGCATTTCAGATACTTTAATAACTTAATACTCCAGAGAAGGGTGCGCCCCACGCTGTTTTTGCCCGTGTGGCACGTTGCAGGGGTTGCACTTGGTTATGTAACTGCTATGATGGGTAAGAAGGCAGCAATGGCATGTACGGCTGCGGTCGAAGAGGTTATTTGTGATCACTATAGCAATCAAGTTGCGCAGTTAGATGACAGTGAGCGCGATCTAAGCGATAAGATACTACAGTTCTGTGCCGAGGAACGCGAACACATGGAAACTGCCATAAGTTGCGGTGCCGAGGAGGTTTTTGGATATAGGCTGCTGTCTTCCGCAATAAAAATGGCCTGTAGGGCTGGAATTGCAATTTCTAAGGCCCTATAAGATAGTACCAATGGTTGCTAGCTTAACTAAAATTACACGAGGATTGGTGGCTGCTAATTGTAAAATAAGCATAGTCGGGAGTGCCAGGGGAATGTTTGTTGCTGCGCTGATGTCGGCGCTGGTGTTGTGCGAGTTTCTACTTAGCGGAGTGATGCATAAGTTTACTCCCAGATTTGACATGCTTCTCATGGTTTTGGCGTACAGTAGGAACATGTTCCTAGCAAATCTTCCGCTGTTCATTGTTGGAGTATTTAGGGACATAATATACTTTTTTCCTGTTGGGGGTTCCTCAATATTTTACATAGTTGCTAATATTACCCTTTCTGGGGTGTGGAAAAGGCTTTCCGGTAATTTGGGCGTGCTTGTATCTCTGTGTTGCGTTAGTGGAATTCAGTGGATTGTTTGGTATATCACGCTTGGTAGGGCTTCTCAGGCATTTTACCTGGGACTACAGGTGTTTTTGGGTTGGATTGCGTATGCGTTAGTATCCAGAAATTGGAAGAGGAAATACGGCGGGCCACATGCTCGAAGGTTGAGTTAGGGGTTCTGTGGTGGACAAGATTTTTCTAATGAGCCCCGACACGTTATCAGTTCGGTAATCGCGCTCAATGCAGCGGGAGGAGTGGTATTTGTGGTACATCACATGGGGTATAGTACGCTGTGAACCTCAAAAAAGGCATTTTCGATTTTAGGCTCCTGCATGGTTGAGGAAACTTCGTCCTCATCACTCGGGTTTTCCTCCGTATTACTTTCTGTGTTGGTGGGCGCGGTATTGCTCGTTTGCTGGTCGCTCCGCACGTCTTTCCGCTCTGTTGGGCGTTTTGCCCCTTCCTTATCAGGGGCCTTGCCCGGTGTTGGGGTATTTGCAGCGTTCTTGTTGCGTTTCTCCGGCTTTTTCGGTTTAGGAGTATCTGCATCTGTCTCATTGGTTGCGGCAGATGAGTTTTTGGCACGTCGCCGAAGTTGCGCGAAGAAAGAAGTGCTCTCTTTTTGTTTTTCAGTAGCTGATTTTTTGGCAGATTTGTCACTTGCCTCTTCGGGCACATCGGTTGTAGTCGTCGGAGATTGAGCTGCATACTGGGTACACAGTTTGTATATGTAAACCAGGGGGGTTACTATCAGAAACTGAAAGATGAGCAGGATGCTTTTCCATATTGCTAATAAGAACCACAACAACTGCGATTGTAGCTTCTCTTCCGAATGCGGTAGCGGTTTTTTTGTCTTTGATCTGCTCCCGTGAGGTACACTTTTCTCTTGAGTAGGGTGTCGTCCAGATTCCGGTTCCGACTGCGGTTCGGGTTCTTCTATATCATTGACACCAAAAGATTCCTGCGGTGTATCGTAATAAAAGGCTTCTCCAGATCCGCTCGTGTGGCTATCGGCGTTTGGCTGTTTGTGTGCCTCTACGAACCTTGTGATGTGAGACTCAAACGAGTGCTCGTCCGTGTCTGCGTGGTGTGTGGAGGCGGCCTGTGTCACCATTTGGTCAATCCACTGGCGTTGTTTCTCATTTATCCGGTGCTCTGGCTTATCTGATTCCACGTGATCTGTTGTACCATGGACATTAGTGTGCTCACTTACAGCGTAATCTGTACTACGCTCCCCACTCTTGGTTTCTGATTGTGCACCAGGCATCTTTTCCGAAGCCCCTATTGCCCACGGTTTCTGACCTTCGCCTTGTCCCGGTTGTATCACAGGAACTGTGATGTGATGCTCTGCCGGTGCAATGCCTTCTTGTCTGGAGGCCATCTCAACAGCTTTCTTGGGGTATGGGCTTACAATTGCGCGATACTCTTTCGCCTGGTGCCAGCAGGTTGGTAGGGTGCTTGTCACACAGGTGTATGTCAGATCTGGTATGACGAATGTGATGAAGTCCGTTGAGCGATAGCGCACCCAAGCGCAATTGTGCAACTTGAACCCTCTTGGCACATGCCTCACTCCCAACTTTGCCTTGCTTATGACTACCTCAGGTTTGTGTTCACTGCCTGTCGTACGCTTTGTTGTCACTGTGTAGGAGAGCAGTGCGTGTATATTTTGCCCCGATAGGGGTATATGCACGGAACCATGTTCAATTACTTTATACCCCTCTTGCGCGTCTTCGGCATTGAGGGGGATCTTAAAGGATATTTTTTGAAAGTACTCCGGCTTTGTATTCCATCTGTCGGCGCAACTATCAGCTATAACCGTATGCACGAACGCACCCAGCATCTCTTCCGCTTCCTGAAATGTTGATACAAAAATACGTGTGCAGATGTCCTTATTATCTTTCAGGAACTCC
This genomic window contains:
- a CDS encoding acyl carrier protein, giving the protein MEGGEVGNFKSDDAVLEDIKSKVMEAVIGCLKLKDEQRQVLSGTTNLAKDFNLDSLDFVDLIMSLEEKFSIEITDEEAQGLETVDDICKYIYGKSNSK
- a CDS encoding phosphatidylglycerophosphatase: MLRSLFKVVIRLVGFLIPVRVVSTFLGIGHLPAWQEHWAALAALLISHVSCYLVYGFFPPLYDAAFATGLKLAPFFLQVAVFLLIIGMLSIFVLQSNDRGAPMGHDTIVIQSAFGQLLTAALSMPASVTLYGAASGVYNKICADIFTCPLWANYSMHLFIFFIVPFVFYNLMVVIRPWPASLLKLRYSNWCSVMMEGMTLSLYAMLVMYLLAFICAGLQVSYALKYSAAVLRIAFVRWAG
- a CDS encoding twitching motility protein (pilT), producing the protein MEYLKQLVASSIQHNASHLYCVIGQPPAIKRLGHIEFLQVRKIDQSDIKSILSAVLSAEAQAKFDSDGEVSVNFEFDETHFLNIHVARDISRLESEAKVTIFIRELALPSEDDVPQELVRTAAYVSRGVILLGGAAHHNKNYTIEFLLHKIGTAQKKHILTFGMEAESVPKSDRAIISAYDASQANFDFIKKQAADIVVFAELNSNLVSVAHSCVTTGMLVIAAIDAVSTACMLERVLSMFPNMESGINFLASHVLGATLQVLLARKPCVYVYDFITFDNKVRETIRSGNIELIENSDIVEKISKLIEENKLTHSDAQPVLAHLVSSTSSQYASNVEDEF
- the rpmG gene encoding 50S ribosomal protein L33, with the protein product MAKKGSGLLVKLVSSEGTGYFYVKKRDPKKLVQKLSFRKYDPVARKHVLFKEEKLR
- a CDS encoding disulfide bond formation protein B, whose translation is MRECGVIFFVGSVLALVAAYVGEIVYDLVPCRLCLYERVPYFAALFFSVVGMLRGDKYSLCCTAVCYVGSVALSMYHAGLEYGWFTDFLHCAGDVNPRASVDDIKRNLLSNDVAPSCGVPSFVFLGLSISGWNVVYATGCLLLAFAVKKCGFKGVYRAVLDIVITKGK
- a CDS encoding demethoxyubiquinone hydroxylase family protein, which gives rise to MRSKSVESMIRVDHAGEYAAVCIYHGQGVVFSRTRDADKIQEMQEHERVHFRYFNNLILQRRVRPTLFLPVWHVAGVALGYVTAMMGKKAAMACTAAVEEVICDHYSNQVAQLDDSERDLSDKILQFCAEEREHMETAISCGAEEVFGYRLLSSAIKMACRAGIAISKAL
- the fabF gene encoding beta-ketoacyl-ACP synthase II — its product is MADRARVVVTGMGLVTPLGFQISDVWGRLVNGESGICAISGFDAHDLDCRVGGQVNVKGQSEKYELDPTQWIEEKEVKKIDRFIIFGIAASDMALADSGLLETEFDPNRVGVLAGSGVGGLPYIEKNVIAVHDRGPRRVSPFFIPGSLINLLPGYISMKYGLTGYCNASVSACATGATAIADAARVIASGEADVMLAGGAEGALCRAAVAGFCIIKALSTKFNDTPVLASRPWDRDRDGFVIGEGAGILVLESYEHAKMRGANIYAELVGYGITSDAYHVTAPHPEGRGGADAMRRALQMSGIAPEGVGYINAHGTSTPVGDSVEISAIKSVFGDHAYRVPISSTKSSIGHLLGAAGGVEAIFSILSILNGVVPPTLNLQNSSEDSNLNLVPLNAQEHKVPSAMSNSFGFGGVNASLVFKAV